Proteins from a single region of Lentimicrobium saccharophilum:
- a CDS encoding ArnT family glycosyltransferase, translating to MQEKAKTSTDFPGYSVWLVAAIALAVKLALYPFSQQVDADAVSRILTSEAWAADPHWIVTGVWAPFHYYLNGLVIMLFQSRDAAPVLVNILLSALTLFPLYYFTRREFSHNGAVAVTFFFAISPVVFRYSFLVMAETPALFFIALTMNQLSLALRNLKWKDFVLAGFFLTLASGFRYEAWLLIALFGLLILIHGRRKQALVFGLAASVFPLTWMIQNYLATGDAMYSISANSRWTLDVMGTNKQVDFEAMLRRIWFFPFSWLIAFGPPLAWIVARQMIRMPGRENFNRHEARWMLPFAIFLLVMIYNSVSGKLLLHQRFSMTPVLLSIPFAAPWFSVLNRSKIRKMFLFGLITIALSMLYTIGGVKPLPRLKDQRIVQFSRNLIPALSPDDLLVVDFAGWENTFYLGLQSGKGRDQLILLEGCSPEAIPQQRIREMIEDRRHIVFLINNGSSLSGLMPELTPSGADTLLQDPDIRLTLIRPDI from the coding sequence GTGCAAGAGAAAGCGAAAACATCAACTGATTTCCCGGGATACTCTGTATGGCTGGTTGCAGCCATTGCGCTGGCGGTTAAACTGGCCTTGTATCCGTTTTCACAGCAGGTTGATGCCGATGCGGTCAGCCGCATCCTTACCTCCGAAGCCTGGGCCGCAGATCCCCATTGGATTGTTACGGGTGTGTGGGCTCCCTTTCATTATTACCTTAACGGCCTGGTTATAATGTTGTTCCAGAGCCGGGATGCGGCGCCCGTTCTGGTCAATATTTTGTTGTCCGCTCTGACGCTTTTTCCCCTTTATTATTTTACCCGGCGGGAATTCAGCCACAACGGGGCGGTGGCGGTCACCTTCTTTTTTGCCATCAGCCCGGTGGTTTTCCGTTACAGTTTCCTGGTGATGGCCGAAACGCCCGCGCTGTTTTTTATCGCGCTGACAATGAACCAATTGTCGCTGGCGCTCCGGAACCTGAAGTGGAAGGATTTTGTATTGGCCGGCTTCTTTCTGACCCTGGCATCCGGCTTCAGGTATGAAGCCTGGCTGCTGATTGCCCTCTTCGGCTTGCTGATACTGATTCATGGACGCCGGAAGCAGGCGCTGGTTTTTGGATTGGCCGCTTCGGTTTTCCCGTTAACCTGGATGATACAGAATTACCTTGCAACCGGCGATGCCATGTACAGCATTTCAGCCAACAGCCGGTGGACGCTTGATGTAATGGGCACCAACAAACAGGTTGATTTTGAAGCGATGTTACGCAGAATCTGGTTTTTCCCCTTCTCCTGGCTGATTGCATTTGGCCCGCCGCTTGCCTGGATCGTGGCGCGTCAAATGATCAGGATGCCGGGCAGGGAGAATTTCAACCGCCACGAAGCCCGTTGGATGTTACCTTTTGCCATTTTTCTGCTGGTAATGATCTACAATTCGGTAAGCGGGAAACTGTTGCTTCATCAACGGTTTTCCATGACCCCCGTGTTGCTTTCCATACCGTTTGCAGCCCCCTGGTTCTCAGTGCTGAACCGCAGCAAAATCAGAAAAATGTTTCTGTTCGGCCTGATAACCATTGCCCTGTCGATGCTGTACACCATAGGAGGCGTAAAGCCCCTGCCAAGACTGAAAGACCAGCGGATCGTTCAGTTTTCACGAAATTTAATCCCTGCGCTTTCGCCTGACGATTTGCTGGTGGTTGACTTTGCCGGATGGGAGAATACTTTTTATCTCGGACTGCAGTCGGGAAAAGGCCGTGATCAGTTAATCCTGCTGGAGGGCTGCTCCCCTGAAGCGATTCCGCAGCAGCGTATCCGCGAAATGATTGAGGACCGAAGGCATATTGTCTTTCTGATCAATAACGGCTCATCTTTAAGCGGGTTAATGCCTGAGCTCACCCCCTCCGGTGCCGACACCTTGTTGCAGGATCCGGATATCCGCTTAACGTTGATCCGCCCTGATATTTAA